The nucleotide sequence CGTCCTGGCGGGCGGCGCTCCGGGGATCCGCGCCGGCCGGAGCCGCAGGGTCGTTCTCTGGACGATCGAACCGGACGTGGCCCGGGAGATCCGCGAGCGGCGCCTGAACACGAAGTACCTTCCGGACGTCCCGCTCGCCCGATCGATCGGCATCACGATGGACCTGGCCGAGGCGCTCGCGGGGGCCTCGGTCGTCCTGGTCACCGTCCCCTCCAAGGTGGTGCGCGACGTGGCCCGCCAGCTGGCGACGGCGCTCGGCGCCGGCACGGCGGGCCCGGCCCTCCCCGCGATCGTCAGCGCCTCGAAAGGGCTGGAGGCCGGGACCTATCGCCGGATGACGGAGGTCCTCGCCTCCGAGCTGCCCGCCTCGTTCAGCGGGCGGGTGCTCGCGATGTCCGGGCCGTCGATTGCGCACGAGCTGAGCCGCGGCACCCCGACGGCGGTCATGCTCGCCTGCCGCGACACCGTCCTGGCGCGCGCTGTGCGCCGCGACATCCAGACCCCCATCCTGCGCCTCCAGATCAGCCGCGACGTGGCGGGCGTCGAGCTCGGGGGCGTCCTGAAGAACGCCTATGCCCTCGCCTTCGGCTTGAGCGACGGGCTCGGGCTCGGCCTCAACACCAAGGCGGCCCTCCTGGCGCGCGCCCTCCCGGAGCTGGCCCGCCTCGGGGTCGCGCTCGGCGGCAAGCGGGCGACGTTCTATGGCCTCGCAGGACTGGGCGATCTGGTCGGCACCGGCCTCAGCGAATTCAGCCGCAACCGGCGCATGGGCGCGGAGCTGGCGCGCCGCCAGGGCGCCGAGGAGGCGCTGGCGTCGATCCCGGGGGTCGTCGAGGGGATCGGCTCCGTCCGCCTAGCCCGCGATCTGGCCGCGCGGCACGACCTCCGCCTGCCGCTGCTCGAAGGGATCGCGGCCGCCGTCGACCAGGCCGGCGACCCCTTGAAGCTGATCACCCGCCTGATCGGGTGATAGAATGCCGGCCCATCGGTAGTCTCTGATAGCACTTCCGCCCTCAGTGTTGCGGTCTGTGTGGAGGGACTCATGTCGACTCCGGTCGCGTCTGCTGCCAGACCTCGCGTGTTCGTCCTGGTCCTTCTCGGCGCCCTGGCTCTCGGCGTGGTCACGCTGGTCGCGCCCGGCGCCTTCTCCCAGGGGGGATCGGCCACCCCGGCTCCCGCGGCGCCTCCAGTTCCCGCTCCACCCGCGGGGTCGGCCACCGCGTCGCCTGGAGGGGCGGCTCCCGCAGCGGCAGAAGGCTTCGACTTCGCCGCCAATCGCGAGGAGGTCTTCAAGGCCTTCTACCAGACCGGTCTCGACACCTCCAAGGCGTACGCCGTCACCAATCTCGCCATCAAGAAAGACAACATGACGCTGCTCCTGAAGCAGGGGACCGTCTTCCTGATGCAGCCGATCGGCGGTGAGATCACTGGGGCCGTGTTCATCGGAGATGGCGAGGCGTCGATGACGCCCCCGAACCGGACGCAGCGCTTCATGCTGAACAAGTATTACGGAGCCGAGACGCTGAAGGAGCCGTTCACCGAGGCGACGTTTCGCTTCAGCGACAAGACCGACCGGATGATGATCGGGGCTGGCAAGCCTGTCACGGCCGAGGCGGCAGCCTCTGCGAGAGCGAGCCAGAACTTTTCCGACCGCAATGGCTGGTTGAATGGGACACGCGGGCTTCACCTGGAGATGCAGTACTTGGAGATCCGGATTTCGGGGCTTCGGGATCAGGACTTTTTCGTTGCGGATTTCCATTCGAGCAAGCACGACTGGCTCACCTACACATACAACCCGCAGGAGATTCAGGAGAACGAACTGAGCGGCAGCGAGACGATGGGCGCGGCCAGCCGTCGTTACCAGGTGCAGTGGTGTCGGTGGCACAAGATGGGCGACTACGCCGCTTCCGGACATTACGTGATGCTGCCCGAGCGCGACGGGCCGCGAGTGTTCAGGGTCCAGCATACGGATCTCGTGGTCGACCTCCCGTCGACGGCGGAGGTCAAGTGGGAGGCCCGCCTGAAGGTCTTGCCGCTCATGGACAATCTCCGCGCATTTCGATTCGACCTGGCAAGCAATGCCGATTTCGCCAGCCGGTGGTACGAGGACTTCAGACCGGTGCGCGTCCTGAGCGTCATCGACGAGTCGGGCCAGGCGCTGGAATTCACGCACAAGCGGGATCAACTCCTCGTGACGATGCCCTCTCCGGTGCGGTCGGGAGCGCCGATCGTCATCGTGGCCAAGGGGAAGGCCCAGGTCGTGTATCAACTGACCGCCGAATCGTTCGGCCTCCTGCAGACCGCCTGGTATCCGCAGTACGGCTTCATCAACGGCCGCTCGACATTTCGCTGGACGGTCAAGGTCCCCAAGCCGTTCTTGATCTCCGGATCGGGCAAGCTGCAGAGGACTTTCGAAGACAAGGAGAACGGCCAGAACGGCATCGAAACGTACTGCGAATTTCCGACCCACCTGCCGTGGGTCATTTTCGGCCGGTTTCAGAAGACCGACAGCGTGTTCACGGGAGAGGAATCGAAGAAGAACATCCCCATGACGGTGCATTCCTTCCCGACCATGACCGTCACGATCACGGACAAGGAGACCCTGGATTTCCTGGGGTCGAAGAATCCGATCACGTTCAACCTGGTCGCCCCGGCGAAGAAGATTCAGGGATTCGTCGATGAAGGGAAACAGATTCTGAAGCTCTACGAGAAGATTTACGGTCCTTACCCCTACGACGAGCTTCACATCGCCCAGATGGCCCCGCAGCTGAGTTTCGGACAGGCGCCCCAGGGATTCGTCCAATTGTGGGGGGTGGCGTTCATGTCGCAATCCGAGGTGGCCGCGAGCGAAATGACCGGGACCGGCCCGATCGACTTCGTGCATGGCTTCTTCGCCCACGAAATCGCGCACCAGTGGTGGGCGCACCAGATTGGCTGGGCTTCCGATGACGACGAGTGGTTGAGTGAATCGTTCGCGGAATACGCCTCCGGTATTTTCGTCAATGAATACCAGGGGCCGAAGCGGTTCCGGCAAGTGCTGGACGACTGGAAGAAGGAGACCCGTCTGGGCGACCAGGAGGCGCCAATCGCCGCGGCCAACATGCTGGCGGGCCCGAACTCCGGTGATTATCGCAGGTACCTCCTCTACAACAAGGGCGCCTACGTCCTGCACATGCTGCGGGTGCAGCTCGATGACGAGATGTATTCCAAAGTCATGCGCGGCGTGCAGGAGACCTATCGCAACCAGAACATCTCGACCGAGATGCTGGTGCGCGAGGTCAACCGGATCACCGGCTCGGACTACACCTACTTCTTCGACCAGTGGTTCTGGGACGTCGGCATCCCCAAGTTCCGCTACTCCTGGCGCTCGGAGAAGCAGCCGGACGGGAAATTCCTGATCACCGTGCACGTCGGTCAGGACGACAAGAACCACATCAAGCGCGTGCTGATGCCGATCCACATTCACTTCAAGGACAAGACGATTCCGCAGTACAAGCCCGTGACCCAGATGGATCAGGACATCAAGCTCCTGTCCCCGGCCGAGCCGAAGGACGTCACGCTCGACGACGACCATTCCCTGCTCGCCGACATCATCAAAGCGGGCTGAGACGCGGTGGCCTGGGGTGCTCTGGCCTCCTCGGTCGTCAGGACGGTGCTGGCGGCCGGCGGGGTCATCGTAGCCGTCGTCCTGGCCGTCAAGATCGCCGCTCTGGCCCTCGAGCCGCGCCTGACGTTCTATCCCGTGCGCGCCTACCCTGAGACGCCGGCCGCGGCGGGACTGCCGTTCGAGGACGTCGTCCTGCGCACCGGCGATGGGGTGAGCCTCCACGGCTGGTTCGTTCCGGCGGCGGATGCACCATCGGCTCGGGCGGGCCTGATCGCCTCATCCCGATCGCGACGGCCGATCACGCTGCTGTTCTTCCACGGGAACGCCGAGAACATCGGAGGCTGTCTGGACCTGGCGGCGCGGGCACGGCAGGCCGGGCTCAACCTGCTTCTGATCGACTATCGCGGCTACGGCCAGAGCGACGGCCATCCCTCGGAGCGCGGAATCTACCAGGATGGCGAGGCGGCGCTGCTCCATCTGCTCTCGCGTCCGGACGGCGATCCCGCCCGGATCGTCGTGTGGGGGCGGTCGATCGGCGCGGCCGTGGCGGTCTACCTCGCGGCGGGAGGAGCGGAGGGGGCCGCCCCATCCCCTGATCGGAACGGCTCGCCCGCGGTGGCCGGCCTCATTCTCGAGTCACCGTTCACATCCGTGCCGGACCTTCTGCGCGAGGGCGGGCACTTCGCGCTTCTCGCCCTGTCACGGTTCGGGACCTACCGCTTCGACTCGGCGGCGCGGATCGGGCGGGTGGCCGCGCCGGTCCTGGTCGTGCACGGGACGGACGACGAGATCGCGCCGTTCGATCTGGGCCGGCGGCTCTACAACCTGGCGCCGGGGAGAAAGGTACTGGCGGCGATCCGGGGGGGCGGGCACAACGATCTCTGGGCCCTTCACGACGACGAAGTATGGGACGCGGTGCGGCGCTTCCTGGAATCGCTGGGGTAAAGAGCGCGGCCTACGCGGGAAACGGCTCGGCGACGGCGACGGTCGTCCGCGCCCCGCGTGCCTCGAGGTCGCGGAAGAATGCTGCGGCATCGACGGCCTGCTCGGGAGCGAGGACGCCGGCCTGCTTGATCTGGCCCCGCGCCAGCCAGCGGGCGACGATGGCGGGCGGCGAGGCGACCAGCACGGTCCCGCCCGAGACGCCCCATTCCTTGTGCGGCCAGCAGGTGGTCTCGACTTTCCCGACGAGAGGCTTCCCGCCGCGCGTGCCGCGCACCTCGGTGACGATGTCCTTGAAGCCGAGGCTCCCCTTGCGCTCCACCTGGGGGGCGCGCTTCAGGACTTCGACGAGGACGTCGCGCGGCTTCACACGGGCGCCGCGCACCTCGACCGGCTCGGTGGAGGCCAGGCCGATCTGGGCCAGGAACTGAAGCTGGCGCAGCGCCTTCTCCGAGTAACCGAAGAAGGAGATCTTGAAGAAGCACTCCTTGATCCCCCTGGCGCCGTAGGTCAGTGGCAGGGTGGCCACCTCGGAGTGCAGGGACAGGTGCACCTTGGAGACGCCGATCGGGTCCTGGAAGCGGTACAGCTCCTCCTCCCCCAGCGTCGCGGTCTCCTGGAACCGGCCGTCGCGGAAGACCATCGGGGGCTGGGTGATCTCGTCGAAGATGGTCTGGATCGAATAGGCCCAGGCGAGGGAGTCCCCCATGTCCGGCGTCGCCCCGTTGTAGATCCGGATCGACTCGACGGTGTCGAGCGTGTCGGCGACGGCCCGAGCCTGCACGTTGGCGATGCCGGGGCACGATCCCAGCCCGAGCACCGCGAGGAGCCCGGCCTTCCTGAACTCGTCGTGCAGCTCGAGCTGCTTGCGGGTGGTGTGAAACAGGCCGCCGAGATCGAGATAGTGGGTCCTCGCCTCGAGGCAGGCCTGCATGACCGGGATGTTGAAGTAGTACTGCACCGAGTTGATGACGGCGCCGGCACCGCGGACCAGGTTGACCAGGGCGGCGTGATCGGTCACGTCCGCCTGCACCGCGACGGCGCCGGGCCGCCCCAGGGAGGCGGCCAGCTTCCTGGCCCCGTCGAGATCGAGATCGGCGATGACGATCTCCTTGACCTCGCGGTCGCCGGCCAGGTCCCGGGCGATGACCCGCCCGATGATCCCCGCCCCTCCCAGCACCACGATGCGCACTCCCGGCCTCCCCTGCGGATGGCGCGCATGCTAGCGTTTTCGGCGAAGCGGCGTCAATGATGGACCGTGGGCCGCGCCGGGCCCACGCGCGCGGGCGCCCGCACGCGGCGGGCCGGCGGGTCAGGAAATCAGGTCCTCGCCGTACCCGCCCTGATCGCAGGCCAGGTCGCTGACGCGCACGAGGTTTTCATCCTGGTTGTGCGTCACCTGGTGCAGCCGCCGGCGGATGCGTCGCCAGGCGGCGTTGCCGAAGGTGCGGGTGAGCAGGAGGTCCCGCTTCGCCTTCGCGGCCCCCTCCTCCTTGATGCGGGTGTTGGCGCGGGACAGGCAGGCGATCAGGGCATAGAGGTCGCCGGCCGCCTCGGCGAGGCGCTCCTGGACGAACTCCCGCTCGACGATCTGCTTGCCGTGATCGCGCAGCGCCTGCTCGGCGGTGGTGGACAGGGCCTCGGCGTAGTGCGCGGCCCGCACGGCGGTCTTCTTCAGGAGGGGGTCGATGTCGGGGAACTGCTCGTCGGTGATCGCCTGGCGGATCTTCTTCAGCGCGAAGTCGGACAGCACGCCGATCTGGGAGATCGGATCGCGCAGGGCCCGGCCGACCTTCTTCAGCTCGTCGCCCAGGTTCTGCACGCCGGCGAGCGCGACGAACACGCGCAGGATCTCGTTCGTCCCCTCGAAGATCATGTTGATGCGGCAGTCGCGCAGGTAGCGCTCGTACGGGTACTCCTTGATGAACCCGTTGCCGCCGGCGATCTGCACTGCCTGGTTGACGACGCGCCAGGCGTTCTCGGACGAGAAGATCTTGCACAGGGCCGACTCGATCGAGTAGTCGACGCCGCCGCGCTCGGCGAGACCGGTGGTCAGGTAGACCATGCTCTCGGCCGCGTAGGTGTCGGTCATCATCCGGCCGATCTTGTCCCGGATCATCTCGAACTCGGCGATCGGGCGGCCGAACTGGCGGCGCCCCTTGGCGGCCTCGACGGCCCGGTCGATCATCTCCTTGGAGGCGCCGACCGCCCCGGCCGCGAGGGAGACGCGGCCGTCGTTCAGGATCTCCATCGCGTACTTGAAGCCGCGCCCCGCCTCCCCGAGCAGGTTGTCCTTCGGCACCGGCACGTTCTCGAGGTAGAGATCGGTCGTCGACGACCCCTTGAGGCCGAGCTTGTCCTCCTCCTTGCCGGTCGAGACTCCGGGGAGATCGCGCGTCACGACGAACGCGCTGATCTTGTCCGCGCCGCCGATCGCGGTGCGGGCGAACACGGTGAACAGGCCGGCGTGACCGCCGTTGGTGATGAAGCGCTTGCCGCCGTTGAGGATCCACGCCTGGCGCTTCTCGTCCCACACGGCGCGGGATTTCAGCGACCCGGCGTCCGACCCGGCTTCGGGCTCGGTCAGGGCGTAGGCGGCCAGGAGGTCTCCCTTCGCGACGGCCGGCAGCCAGCGCCGCTTCTGGTCGTCGCTGCCGTACAGGACGATCCCCTTGCTGCCGATCCCGAGGTGCGCGCCGACGATGGTCGCGGTGGCGGCGCAGTGGTGGCAGATCTCCTCCATCAGGCGGCAGTACGAGGTGATCGACAGGCCGGCGCCGCCGTACTCTTCGGGAACGGTCAGCCCGAAGATGCCGAGCTCCTTGAGCTCGCGCACCTGCGCCTCGGGGAACACGGCGGCGCGATCGATGGCGCCGCCGTCCAGCCTTTCCCGCGCCCAGGATCGGAACGACTCGAGGACGAGGCCGAGGGTGTCGCGCGCGTCCTTGTCCTGCCGCGGGTACGGAAAGACCAGGTGAGCCGGCAGGGCGCCCCCGAACAGCGACTTCATGAAGCTGAGCGGGGCCTCTTCAGGCTTTCCCATGGAACCCCCGGCCTTCGCGGGCCATCTCGAGGAGCAGGCGGGCCGCCAGGAATCGCGTGCCGTGACGCCCCGCCAGCGCCTCCAGTCCCTGCACCACGGCCGTCAGACCGAGCGCGTCGGCGTGACGCAGGAGCCCGCCGCGGAACGGCGGGAAGCCGGTCCCGAGGACCATCGCCAGGTCGACGTGGGAGGGATTGGCGACGATCCCGGCTTCGAGGCAGCGCGCCGCCTCGTTGATCATCGGCAGGACGAGGCGGGTCTCGGTCGGCCCCGGGTCCTCGTGGTGGCGCGGCCTGGCGGAGATGAGCGCATAGACCGCCTCGTTCACGGCGCGCGGCGGCCCCTCGACGCGGCGCGCCCGCTTGCGGCCCGCGGGGGCGCTTCGGCCGGCGGGGCCGCCGCCCGCCGCGGTAGCGCCTCCATCGGAATCATCCGCGTGGTCCGGATAGGTGTAGAAGCCGCGCCCCGACTTGCGGCCGAGCCATCCCTTGTCTTTCAGGATCTGCAGCGCCGTCGATCGCGGAGCCCGGTCCCGGAACGCTTCGGAGAGCACCCCCGCGACGTGGCAGGCGACGTCGATGCCGATCTGGTCGAGCAGCGCCAGCGGTCCCATCGGCATTCCGAAGTCGAGAAGGGTGCGGTCGATCTCGTCGATCATCGCCCCCTCCTCGATCATGAGCAGGGCCTCCCCCAGGTAGGTCATCAGGATGCGGTTCACCAGGAACCCGGGGGCGTCCCCCACGACGATCGGGGTCTTGCCGATGCGCTTGGCGAGAGCGACCGCCGTGGCCACGGTCTCGGGGGACGTCCGCGGACCGCGGATCACCTCCACCAGCGGCATCTTGTGGACGGGATTGAAGAAGTGCAGCCCGACGACGTTCTCGGGGCGGCGGGCGGGCGAGGCGATGGCGTCGATCGGCAGGGAGGACGTGTTGGTGGCCATCACGAACCCGTCCGGCATGACGGTCTCGACCTCGCGCAACACCAGGTGCTTGATGGCGATCGACTCGACGACCGCCTCGATCGCCACGTCGCAGCGCCGCATCCCGGTGTACTCGAGCGTGGGCTGGATGAGCGCCAGCTTCTGATCGCTCTCGCGCCTCGTCAGCCGGCCCTTCCTGGTCTCGGCGCGGAACAGGTCGTGCGCCGCGCTCATGCCGCGCGCCAGCGCCTGCGGATCGATGTCCTTCAGGCGCACCGGGATGCCGCTCCGGGCGAGGGTCTGGGCGATGCCTCCACCCATGACGCCGGCGCCGATCACGGCGGCGGCCCGCACCTCCCTGGGTCGCACGGCGGGATCGTCGACGCCGGGATCGCGCTTGGCGGCCCGCTGCATCTGGAAGATCGCCACCAGGTTCTTGCTGGTGCGGCCCGCGGCGAGGGGGCCGAGCAGCTCCGCTTCGCGCCGCAGCCCTTCGTCCATGCCGTGGCGCAGCCCGTGGACGACCGCCTCGAGGGCGCGATAGGGGGCGGGGTAGTGCGCCTCGTTGACGCGGCGGCGCAGTCCGGCCCGGGCGACCTGGGCCGTCAGGGCGACCCGGGCCAGGCGGACCGGGTTCAGCCGCGCCAGCGCGGAATCGCCGGCGTGCGGCCGCGGGTGGCGCCGGCCCTCGGCGGCGTCGACGACCAGCCGCTCGGCCGCTTCCAGGAGGGTCTCGGCGGGGGCGATCTGATCGACCAGGCCCAGCCTCTGCGCCTTGCGCGCGTCCACGGAGCGGCCGGTCAGGATCAGTTCGAGCGCGGGGCCGATGCCGATCAGGCGCGGCAGGCGCTGCGTCCCGCCCCAGCCCGGGATGATGCCGAGGCGCACCTCGGGGAGGCCGATCTCGACGCGCGGATCGTCGGCGGCGATCCGGAAATGGCAGGCCAGCGCCAGCTCGGTGCCGCCCCCCAGGCAGGTGCCATTGAGGGCGGCCGCCACCGGGAACGGCAGGGCCTCGATCGCGTCGAACAGGCGGTGCCCCTTGCGCGAGGCGTTCTCGGCGTCCTGGATCGACCCCAGAGATCCGATCTCGTTGACGTCCGCGCCGGCGATGAAGGAGGCCGGCTTGGCGCTCATCACGACCATCCCGCGCACGTCCTTGTCGTGCGCCAGCTGGTCGACCAGGATCTCCAGGACGGCGACGACCGGGGAGGAGAGAAGGTTGACCTTGTCGTGCGGCCGGTCGAAGACCAGGAAGGCGAGCCCGTCCCGGCGCGTCTCCAGGACGACCCCCGGTCCTTCCATCGACAGGGTCTTGTCGCCGATCTCGGCCGCCGCACGCTTGGGATCCATGCTCCCCCTCCCCTGGGTCCGACGCCGGACCGAGGCCACCCCTTACGATCGTTCGAGGACCAGCGCCGCCCCCTGGCCGCCGCCGATGCAGAGCGCGGCAAGACCGAGCGACAGGTCGCGCCGCGCCATCTCCTTCAGGAGCGTCAGGGCCAGGCGCGCGCCCGAGCAGCCGACGGGGTGGCCGAGCGCGATGGCGCCCCCGTTGACGTTGGTGACGGCGGGATCGAGCTCGCCGAGCGCCGAGGCCAGGCCGAGCTCCTGGCGGGCGAAGTCGGCGGAGGCGAACGCCTGGCGCACGGCCAGCACCTGCGCCGCGAACGCCTCGTTGATCTCGATGAGCTGCAGGTCGCGCACCGTGAGCCCCGCCCGTTCGAGGGCCACGGCGGTGGCGTACGCCGGCCCCAGCCCCATGACGGTCGGATCGAGCCCGGCGAAGCCGTACGATCGGATGCGGCCGAGGTACGGCAGGCCGAGCTCGCGCGCCCGGTCCTCGGCGGCCACGACCACGCAGGCGGCTCCGTCGGTGAGCATGCACGAATTGCCGGCCGTGACGGTGCCGTTTTTCCGATCGAACGCCGGCTTGAGCCGTGCCAGCTGCTCCATCGTCTGGTCCTCGCGCGGCCCGATGTCGTCCACGATCGGTGCGAAGCGGGGCGGCGGGAACAGCGGCACGATCTCCTCGCGCAGCTTCGCGCGCGCCGCCACGGCGCGGCGGTGGCTCTCGAGAGCGAAGGCGTCCTGCTCCTCGCGGCCGATGCGGAAGCGGCGCGCCAGGACCTCGGCGGTCTCCCCCATGTTGAGGCCGCAGATGGCGTCCCTGAGGCCGATCTCGAGCGCCGGCACCGGGCGCAGATGGCGCGGGCGCACCGCCAGGAGGGCCGCGGCCTTCTGCGCCAGGCCCCGCGCCCGCCGGAAGCGCATGACGTCGTCGGTGAACGCCTGCCCCAGGAGAAACGGGATGCGTGACATCGACTCGACGCCGCCGGCCACGATCAGGTCGGCGGCGCCCGATTCGATGCGGTGGAAGGCGCTGACGATCGCCTGGATCCCGGACCCGCAGTTCTGATTGACCGAGTACGCCGGAACACGCCGCGGCACCCCGGCCTTGAGCGCGGCGACCCGGGCCAGGGTGGTCGATTCGGCCGGTTGCGCGATGTTTCCGATGATCACTTCGTCCACGGCGCGCGGGTCGATGTCGACCCGGGCGATCGTCTCGCCGATGGCGATGCGGCACAGCTCGTCGGCCGGCAGGTCGTTGAGGGCGCCCCACGATTTGCAGAACGGCGTCCGGACGCCGTCGACGATGACGACGCCGCGGCGGACTGTCACTCCTGGACCTGGTCTCTCGAGATCCCGTACTGCTCGAGCTTCTTGTAGAGGTTGCTCCGGGGCGTGTCGATCGCGCGGGCTGTCTTGGAGATGTTCCAGCGGTTCTCCTTGAGCTTCCTCATGATGAAGACCCTCTCCGCCTCGTCCTTGTACTCCTGCAGGGCCCTGAAGGAGGACGGATCCGGAGGCTCGAGCGATCCCGAGGCGCGCGCCGCGCCCGCCGCGGCCTGGCCCTGCCCGGCG is from Candidatus Polarisedimenticolia bacterium and encodes:
- a CDS encoding acyl-CoA dehydrogenase family protein, translated to MGKPEEAPLSFMKSLFGGALPAHLVFPYPRQDKDARDTLGLVLESFRSWARERLDGGAIDRAAVFPEAQVRELKELGIFGLTVPEEYGGAGLSITSYCRLMEEICHHCAATATIVGAHLGIGSKGIVLYGSDDQKRRWLPAVAKGDLLAAYALTEPEAGSDAGSLKSRAVWDEKRQAWILNGGKRFITNGGHAGLFTVFARTAIGGADKISAFVVTRDLPGVSTGKEEDKLGLKGSSTTDLYLENVPVPKDNLLGEAGRGFKYAMEILNDGRVSLAAGAVGASKEMIDRAVEAAKGRRQFGRPIAEFEMIRDKIGRMMTDTYAAESMVYLTTGLAERGGVDYSIESALCKIFSSENAWRVVNQAVQIAGGNGFIKEYPYERYLRDCRINMIFEGTNEILRVFVALAGVQNLGDELKKVGRALRDPISQIGVLSDFALKKIRQAITDEQFPDIDPLLKKTAVRAAHYAEALSTTAEQALRDHGKQIVEREFVQERLAEAAGDLYALIACLSRANTRIKEEGAAKAKRDLLLTRTFGNAAWRRIRRRLHQVTHNQDENLVRVSDLACDQGGYGEDLIS
- a CDS encoding 3-hydroxyacyl-CoA dehydrogenase NAD-binding domain-containing protein, coding for MDPKRAAAEIGDKTLSMEGPGVVLETRRDGLAFLVFDRPHDKVNLLSSPVVAVLEILVDQLAHDKDVRGMVVMSAKPASFIAGADVNEIGSLGSIQDAENASRKGHRLFDAIEALPFPVAAALNGTCLGGGTELALACHFRIAADDPRVEIGLPEVRLGIIPGWGGTQRLPRLIGIGPALELILTGRSVDARKAQRLGLVDQIAPAETLLEAAERLVVDAAEGRRHPRPHAGDSALARLNPVRLARVALTAQVARAGLRRRVNEAHYPAPYRALEAVVHGLRHGMDEGLRREAELLGPLAAGRTSKNLVAIFQMQRAAKRDPGVDDPAVRPREVRAAAVIGAGVMGGGIAQTLARSGIPVRLKDIDPQALARGMSAAHDLFRAETRKGRLTRRESDQKLALIQPTLEYTGMRRCDVAIEAVVESIAIKHLVLREVETVMPDGFVMATNTSSLPIDAIASPARRPENVVGLHFFNPVHKMPLVEVIRGPRTSPETVATAVALAKRIGKTPIVVGDAPGFLVNRILMTYLGEALLMIEEGAMIDEIDRTLLDFGMPMGPLALLDQIGIDVACHVAGVLSEAFRDRAPRSTALQILKDKGWLGRKSGRGFYTYPDHADDSDGGATAAGGGPAGRSAPAGRKRARRVEGPPRAVNEAVYALISARPRHHEDPGPTETRLVLPMINEAARCLEAGIVANPSHVDLAMVLGTGFPPFRGGLLRHADALGLTAVVQGLEALAGRHGTRFLAARLLLEMAREGRGFHGKA
- a CDS encoding thiolase family protein encodes the protein MTVRRGVVIVDGVRTPFCKSWGALNDLPADELCRIAIGETIARVDIDPRAVDEVIIGNIAQPAESTTLARVAALKAGVPRRVPAYSVNQNCGSGIQAIVSAFHRIESGAADLIVAGGVESMSRIPFLLGQAFTDDVMRFRRARGLAQKAAALLAVRPRHLRPVPALEIGLRDAICGLNMGETAEVLARRFRIGREEQDAFALESHRRAVAARAKLREEIVPLFPPPRFAPIVDDIGPREDQTMEQLARLKPAFDRKNGTVTAGNSCMLTDGAACVVVAAEDRARELGLPYLGRIRSYGFAGLDPTVMGLGPAYATAVALERAGLTVRDLQLIEINEAFAAQVLAVRQAFASADFARQELGLASALGELDPAVTNVNGGAIALGHPVGCSGARLALTLLKEMARRDLSLGLAALCIGGGQGAALVLERS
- a CDS encoding NAD(P)H-dependent glycerol-3-phosphate dehydrogenase; this encodes MPELKVAILGAGNLGTTLAIVLAGGAPGIRAGRSRRVVLWTIEPDVAREIRERRLNTKYLPDVPLARSIGITMDLAEALAGASVVLVTVPSKVVRDVARQLATALGAGTAGPALPAIVSASKGLEAGTYRRMTEVLASELPASFSGRVLAMSGPSIAHELSRGTPTAVMLACRDTVLARAVRRDIQTPILRLQISRDVAGVELGGVLKNAYALAFGLSDGLGLGLNTKAALLARALPELARLGVALGGKRATFYGLAGLGDLVGTGLSEFSRNRRMGAELARRQGAEEALASIPGVVEGIGSVRLARDLAARHDLRLPLLEGIAAAVDQAGDPLKLITRLIG
- a CDS encoding alpha/beta hydrolase, whose protein sequence is MAWGALASSVVRTVLAAGGVIVAVVLAVKIAALALEPRLTFYPVRAYPETPAAAGLPFEDVVLRTGDGVSLHGWFVPAADAPSARAGLIASSRSRRPITLLFFHGNAENIGGCLDLAARARQAGLNLLLIDYRGYGQSDGHPSERGIYQDGEAALLHLLSRPDGDPARIVVWGRSIGAAVAVYLAAGGAEGAAPSPDRNGSPAVAGLILESPFTSVPDLLREGGHFALLALSRFGTYRFDSAARIGRVAAPVLVVHGTDDEIAPFDLGRRLYNLAPGRKVLAAIRGGGHNDLWALHDDEVWDAVRRFLESLG
- a CDS encoding M1 family aminopeptidase, whose product is MSTPVASAARPRVFVLVLLGALALGVVTLVAPGAFSQGGSATPAPAAPPVPAPPAGSATASPGGAAPAAAEGFDFAANREEVFKAFYQTGLDTSKAYAVTNLAIKKDNMTLLLKQGTVFLMQPIGGEITGAVFIGDGEASMTPPNRTQRFMLNKYYGAETLKEPFTEATFRFSDKTDRMMIGAGKPVTAEAAASARASQNFSDRNGWLNGTRGLHLEMQYLEIRISGLRDQDFFVADFHSSKHDWLTYTYNPQEIQENELSGSETMGAASRRYQVQWCRWHKMGDYAASGHYVMLPERDGPRVFRVQHTDLVVDLPSTAEVKWEARLKVLPLMDNLRAFRFDLASNADFASRWYEDFRPVRVLSVIDESGQALEFTHKRDQLLVTMPSPVRSGAPIVIVAKGKAQVVYQLTAESFGLLQTAWYPQYGFINGRSTFRWTVKVPKPFLISGSGKLQRTFEDKENGQNGIETYCEFPTHLPWVIFGRFQKTDSVFTGEESKKNIPMTVHSFPTMTVTITDKETLDFLGSKNPITFNLVAPAKKIQGFVDEGKQILKLYEKIYGPYPYDELHIAQMAPQLSFGQAPQGFVQLWGVAFMSQSEVAASEMTGTGPIDFVHGFFAHEIAHQWWAHQIGWASDDDEWLSESFAEYASGIFVNEYQGPKRFRQVLDDWKKETRLGDQEAPIAAANMLAGPNSGDYRRYLLYNKGAYVLHMLRVQLDDEMYSKVMRGVQETYRNQNISTEMLVREVNRITGSDYTYFFDQWFWDVGIPKFRYSWRSEKQPDGKFLITVHVGQDDKNHIKRVLMPIHIHFKDKTIPQYKPVTQMDQDIKLLSPAEPKDVTLDDDHSLLADIIKAG
- a CDS encoding saccharopine dehydrogenase NADP-binding domain-containing protein, whose amino-acid sequence is MRIVVLGGAGIIGRVIARDLAGDREVKEIVIADLDLDGARKLAASLGRPGAVAVQADVTDHAALVNLVRGAGAVINSVQYYFNIPVMQACLEARTHYLDLGGLFHTTRKQLELHDEFRKAGLLAVLGLGSCPGIANVQARAVADTLDTVESIRIYNGATPDMGDSLAWAYSIQTIFDEITQPPMVFRDGRFQETATLGEEELYRFQDPIGVSKVHLSLHSEVATLPLTYGARGIKECFFKISFFGYSEKALRQLQFLAQIGLASTEPVEVRGARVKPRDVLVEVLKRAPQVERKGSLGFKDIVTEVRGTRGGKPLVGKVETTCWPHKEWGVSGGTVLVASPPAIVARWLARGQIKQAGVLAPEQAVDAAAFFRDLEARGARTTVAVAEPFPA